The Erythrolamprus reginae isolate rEryReg1 chromosome 5, rEryReg1.hap1, whole genome shotgun sequence genome window below encodes:
- the IRS1 gene encoding insulin receptor substrate 1 produces MASPTDNNEGFFSDVRKVGYLRKPKSMHKRFFVLRAASELGPARLEYYENEKKWRHKSGAPKRSIPLESCFNINKRADSKNKHLVALYTKDEHFAIAADNELEQESWYQALLQLHNRAKSHHHHHQHHHHHHHHHRDVTGGGGTLGMGEVGEDSYGDMAPGPAFKEVWQVILKPKGLGQTKNLIGIYRLCLTNKTISFVKLNSDAAAVVLQLLNIRRCGHSENFFFIEVGRSAVTGPGEFWMQVDDSVVAQNMHETILEAMRAMSEEFRPRSKSQSSSNCSNPISVPLRSRHHVSNPPPSQVGLTRRSRTESITATSPAGSGVGGGIGGRPSSFRVRASSDGEGTMSRPASVDGSPMSPSANRTHSHRHRGSSRLHPPLNHSRSIPMPSSRCSPSATSPVSLSSSSTSGHGSTSDCLFPRRSSASVSGSPSDGGFISSDEYESSPCDFRSSFRSVTPDSLGHTPPARGDEELSNYICMGGKAASSCCSITTPNGHFAPRNCHLQQQSRYPAVPCCLRLGNEDVGDLEKGFRKRTHSAGTSPTISHQKTPSQSSVTSIEEYTEMLPSYSCSSNKFSSYRHSAFVPTQSYPEECVEMHQVEGNHHPTNSDDGYMPMLPGVAPMPSGGSTPKGGDYMPMSPKSVSAPQQIINPGRGGRHVQAMVDSNGYMMMSPSGSCSPDSGPTGYSKLWINGTNNHTKLSVESNEGKLPSGGSDYINMSPASGSATSTPPDCYFTSPGPPGPEEPLVHGSTQSQHKPIYSYFSLPRSFKHNQRKTGKEENTPMHMSFSSGRLLYAAAEDSSSSTSSDSLGCPGGQEGGGYSLPVKTQPLQPAACTMDTAVRTKNPLARPTRLSLDGPKASTLPRTREQLPEPKSPGEYVNIEFKQPVFPSPLSYGETGSCSEEYMNMDWGTACPTSLASMQSGRSGTTHSGNRDYMSMQLSGGAPYVVCAHTPSPSSPALLLSYSEKSSPPMQLPSPPSQAQPSKLVEILPHSCSSSMIGGPGANSAFTHVSIGPSRSIQSAKVIRADPQGGRRRHSSETFASSVTPSSSLGASAVLHGPGGGPDDPKRHSSASFENVWLKPASGALGVASLGFGASRREQAASGTGGGFENGLNYIDLDLVKDFNHSQHHHCNLHLQESTSLLGDKQPSQQHQPPKSPKQPCGSNHLSDELSGYASISFHKQEDIQ; encoded by the coding sequence atgGCTAGCCCCACGGATAATAATGAGGGCTTCTTCTCCGATGTCAGGAAGGTGGGTTACTTGCGCAAACCCAAGAGCATGCATAAACGCTTCTTCGTGCTGAGAGCAGCCAGTGAGTTGGGACCCGCCCGGCTGGAGTACTATGAGAATGAAAAGAAATGGAGACACAAATCAGGGGCCCCCAAGCGCTCCATTCCTCTGGAGAGCTGCTTCAACATAAACAAGAGGGCAGATTCCAAAAATAAGCATCTGGTGGCTCTCTACACCAAGGACGAGCACTTTGCCATTGCTGCCGACAATGAGCTGGAGCAAGAAAGCTGGTACCAGGCACTGCTGCAGTTGCACAACCGTGCCAAgagccatcaccaccaccatcagcaccaccaccaccaccaccaccaccaccgagaTGTCACAGGGGGAGGTGGGACTTTGGGAATGGGAGAGGTGGGGGAGGATAGTTATGGTGATATGGCTCCTGGCCCAGCGTTCAAAGAGGTCTGGCAAGTGATCCTGAAGCCAAAGGGCCTGGGGCAAACCAAGAACCTGATTGGAATCTACCGCCTGTGCCTAACCAACAAGACCATCAGTTTTGTCAAGCTAAATTCCGATGCGGCAGCTGTTGTGTTGCAGCTGCTCAACATCCGGCGGTGTGGCCATTCGGAGAACTTTTTTTTCATTGAGGTGGGGCGTTCTGCTGTCACGGGACCAGGTGAGTTCTGGATGCAGGTAGACGACTCGGTAGTAGCACAGAATATGCATGAGACCATCTTGGAGGCTATGCGGGCAATGAGTGAGGAATTTCGGCCTCGGAGCAAAAGCCAGTCGTCTTCCAATTGCTCCAATCCCATATCTGTGCCTCTCCGCAGTAGGCATCATGTCAGCAACCCGCCCCCCAGCCAGGTGGGACTTACTCGTAGGTCCAGGACTGAGAGCATCACTGCCACTTCTCCTGCTGGCAGTGGTGTGGGAGGAGGGATTGGAGGCAGACCCAGCTCTTTCCGTGTCAGAGCCTCCAGCGATGGAGAAGGTACCATGTCCAGACCAGCTTCGGTGGATGGCAGTCCGATGAGTCCGAGTGCCAACCGAACTCACTCACACAGGCATCGTGGCAGCTCCAGGCTCCATCCCCCTCTCAATCACAGTCGCTCCATCCCAATGCCTTCCTCACGCTGTTCCCCTTCAGCCACTAGTCCAGTCAGCCTGTCATCCAGCAGTACCAGTGGCCATGGGTCCACTTCAGACTGTCTCTTCCCACGTCGCTCCAGCGCATCAGTCTCTGGCTCTCCCAGTGATGGAGGTTTCATCTCCTCTGACGAGTATGAATCGAGCCCCTGTGACTTTCGCAGCTCATTTCGTAGTGTTACCCCTGATTCCCTGGGACACACCCCTCCTGCCCGGGGAGACGAGGAACTTAGCAACTATATATGTATGGGGGGCAAGGCTGCCTCATCCTGCTGCAGTATCACAACCCCTAATGGTCATTTTGCCCCCCGCAACTGCCATCTGCAGCAGCAAAGTCGCTACCCTGCTGTCCCATGTTGCCTCCGGCTTGGAAATGAGGATGTAGGTgatttggaaaaaggcttcagAAAGCGGACGCATTCTGCTGGAACCTCTCCTACCATCTCCCACCAGAAGACTCCTTCCCAGTCCTCAGTGACCTCCATTGAAGAGTATACTGAGATGCTTCCCTCATATTCTTGTAGTAGCAACAAGTTTTCTTCTTATCGACATTCTGCCTTTGTGCCAACCCAGTCTTACCCCGAGGAGTGTGTAGAGATGCACCAGGTGGAGGGAAACCACCACCCGACCAACTCTGATGATGGCTACATGCCAATGTTGCCAGGAGTGGCACCCATGCCCAGTGGAGGTAGTACACCCAAAGGGGGGGATTACATGCCCATGAGCCCCAAGAGTGTGTCTGCCCCGCAACAGATCATCAATCCTGGGAGAGGAGGTCGCCATGTGCAGGCCATGGTGGACTCAAATGGCTACATGATGATGTCTCCCAGTGGCAGTTGTTCTCCAGACAGTGGTCCCACTGGCTACAGCAAGCTATGGATAAACGGGACTAACAATCATACAAAACTTTCAGTCGAGAGTAATGAGGGCAAGCTGCCAAGTGGAGGCAGCGATTATATTAATATGTCTCCAGCCAGTGGTTCTGCTACCAGCACCCCTCCAGACTGTTACTTTACCAGCCCAGGACCTCCAGGCCCAGAAGAACCACTAGTGCATGGTTCTACCCAGTCCCAGCATAAACCCATCTATTCCTATTTCTCCTTGCCACGTTCTTTCAAGCACAACCAACGCAAGACAGGCAAAGAAGAAAACACCCCGATGCATATGTCCTTCAGTTCTGGCCGCTTGCTTTATGCCGCTGCTGAGGATTCTTCTTCCTCTACTAGTAGTGATAGTCTTGGCTGCCCTGGGGGACAAGAGGGTGGTGGGTATTCTCTTCCCGTTAAAACACAGCCATTGCAGCCTGCTGCTTGTACTATGGACACAGCTGTGCGGACCAAGAATCCTCTGGCCAGACCTACTCGCTTGTCCCTGGATGGCCCAAAGGCCAGCACCTTGCCTCGCACTCGGGAACAGCTCCCAGAACCCAAGAGCCCCGGAGAGTATGTGAACATTGAGTTTAAGCAACCAGTCTTCCCCTCACCGTTATCCTATGGAGAGACTGGCTCCTGTTCAGAGGAGTATATGAATATGGATTGGGGAACTGCTTGCCCAACCAGCTTGGCCTCCATGCAGTCAGGCCGGAGTGGGACCACCCACAGTGGCAACCGGGACTATATGAGCATGCAACTGAGTGGTGGAGCACCGTATGTGGTTTGTGCCCACACCCCATCACCTTCCTCCCCGGCCCTCCTGCTGAGTTATTCTGAGAAAAGCTCACCACCTATGCAGCTGCCTTCTCCACCTTCTCAGGCTCAGCCAAGCAAACTGGTTGAGATTTTACCCCATTCCTGCTCCTCGTCTATGATTGGGGGCCCAGGTGCGAACAGCGCCTTTACACATGTCAGTATTGGTCCCAGTCGCAGCATCCAGAGTGCCAAAGTGATCCGTGCTGACCCCCAAGGAGGTCGGCGGCGCCATAGTTCTGAGACATTTGCTTCTTCTGTCACTCCCAGTAGTAGCCTTGGAGCCTCAGCAGTACTCCATGGACCAGGAGGAGGGCCTGATGATCCAAAACGTCACAGTTCAGCCTCCTTTGAAAACGTCTGGCTCAAGCCTGCATCTGGGGCTCTGGGAGTTGCTTCTTTGGGTTTTGGTGCATCGCGGAGGGAGCAAGCAGCTAGTGGGACTGGGGGAGGCTTTGAGAATGGGCTCAATTACATTGACCTGGACTTAGTGAAGGATTTTAACCACAGCCAACATCACCATTGCAACCTCCACCTTCAGGAGAGTACTAGTCTGCTAGGAGACAAGCAACCTTCCCAGCAACATCAGCCACCTAAATCTCCAAAGCAGCCTTGTGGGAGTAACCACTTGAGTGACGAATTAAGTGGATATGCCAGCATTAGCTTCCACAAGCAGGAGGACATCCAGTAA